From the genome of Fundulus heteroclitus isolate FHET01 chromosome 9, MU-UCD_Fhet_4.1, whole genome shotgun sequence, one region includes:
- the serbp1a gene encoding SERPINE1 mRNA binding protein 1a isoform X1, with protein MPGQMQEGFGCAITNRFDQLFDDESDPFELLKQAEVKKKKEAAAPGAAKTAAQAAKQPKKESQKERKAPLSDKKEETQAPVTLKKDGAGMRRMARKPEGEGSRPQGGQGEGRPPADRRPVDRRPPRRFERPAGEAAEKPEGGEFSVEKPVGDRPMRGRGGGRGARGGRGRGMGRSDGFDSRGKREFDRHSGSDRSSLKGEEKRGGSGSHNWGTVKDELNELDQSNVTEENPEGEEHPPADSENKRENEVEELKEEGPKEMTLDEWKAMQDKERAKVEFNIRKANEGADWNKGFVLHKSKAEQEKKGEVTELDIDDSKVDDEPHFRKPANDITSQLEINFGDLGRPGRGRGGPRGGRGGRGRGEAPRPTRGGGRTERSSTSVPNVDDPEAFPALA; from the exons ATGCCCGGACAAATGCAAGAAGGTTTTGGCTGTGCCATAACCAATCGGTTCGACCAGCTATTTGACGACGAGTCGGATCCCTTCGAGCTGCTGAAGCAAGCCGAagttaagaagaagaaggaggctGCAGCTCCTGGTGCCGCCAAGACTGCAGCGCAGGCTGCCAAGCAGCCCAAGAAGGAGtcccagaaagaaagaaaggccCCGCTGTCCGATAAGAAGGAGGAAACCCAGGCTCCAGTTACCCTTAAGAAAGATG GTGCTGGCATGAGGAGAATGGCCAGGAAACCAGAGGGTGAAGGCTCCAGACCTCAGGGCGGCCAGGGAGAAGGACGGCCCCCCGCAGACAGACGGCCCGTGGACCGGCGGCCGCCCCGTCGCTTTGAGAGGCCTGCCGGCGAAGCCGCAGAGAAACCCGAGGGCGGCGAATTCTCAGTGGAGAA GCCTGTTGGTGATAGGCCAATGAGGGGACGTGGCGGCGGCAGGGGGGCCCGTGGCGGCAGGGGCCGCGGCATGGGTCGCAGCGACGGATTCGACTCCAGAGGAAAACGTGAATTTGACCGACACAGTGGCAGCGACCGATC TAGTCTGAAAGGTGAGGAGAAGCGTGGCGGAAGCGGATCTCACAACTGGGGCACAGTCAAAGACGAACTGAA TGAGCTTGACCAGTCTAACGTCACCGAGGAGAACCcagaaggagaagagcatcccCCTGCTGACTCTGAGAACAA aaGGGAGAATGAGGTCGAGGAACTGAAGGAAGAAGGCCCTAAGGAGATGACTCTGGATGAATGGAAGGCCATGCAGGACAAGGAGCGGGCCAAGGTGGAGTTCAACATCCGCAAGGCCAACGAGGGAGCTGATTGGAACAAAGGATTTGTGCTGCACAAGTCCAAGGCGGAG CAGGAGAAGAAAGGTGAAGTGACTGAGCTTGACATTGATGATTCCAAG GTTGACGACGAGCCCCACTTCCGGAAACCAGCCAACGACATCACGTCCCAGCTGGAGATAAACTTCGGAGACCTGGGCCGTCCCGGGCGCGGGCGTGGAGGACCGCGCGGTGGCCGGGGAGGCCGCGGGCGCGGAGAGGCCCCGAGGCCGACCCGTGGTGGAGGAAGGACTGAAAGG TCATCTACGTCTGTGCCGAACGTGGACGACCCAGAGGCCTTCCCAGCCCTGGCCTAA
- the serbp1a gene encoding SERPINE1 mRNA binding protein 1a isoform X2: MPGQMQEGFGCAITNRFDQLFDDESDPFELLKQAEVKKKKEAAAPGAAKTAAQAAKQPKKESQKERKAPLSDKKEETQAPVTLKKDGAGMRRMARKPEGEGSRPQGGQGEGRPPADRRPVDRRPPRRFERPAGEAAEKPEGGEFSVEKPVGDRPMRGRGGGRGARGGRGRGMGRSDGFDSRGKREFDRHSGSDRSSLKGEEKRGGSGSHNWGTVKDELNELDQSNVTEENPEGEEHPPADSENKENEVEELKEEGPKEMTLDEWKAMQDKERAKVEFNIRKANEGADWNKGFVLHKSKAEQEKKGEVTELDIDDSKVDDEPHFRKPANDITSQLEINFGDLGRPGRGRGGPRGGRGGRGRGEAPRPTRGGGRTERSSTSVPNVDDPEAFPALA; the protein is encoded by the exons ATGCCCGGACAAATGCAAGAAGGTTTTGGCTGTGCCATAACCAATCGGTTCGACCAGCTATTTGACGACGAGTCGGATCCCTTCGAGCTGCTGAAGCAAGCCGAagttaagaagaagaaggaggctGCAGCTCCTGGTGCCGCCAAGACTGCAGCGCAGGCTGCCAAGCAGCCCAAGAAGGAGtcccagaaagaaagaaaggccCCGCTGTCCGATAAGAAGGAGGAAACCCAGGCTCCAGTTACCCTTAAGAAAGATG GTGCTGGCATGAGGAGAATGGCCAGGAAACCAGAGGGTGAAGGCTCCAGACCTCAGGGCGGCCAGGGAGAAGGACGGCCCCCCGCAGACAGACGGCCCGTGGACCGGCGGCCGCCCCGTCGCTTTGAGAGGCCTGCCGGCGAAGCCGCAGAGAAACCCGAGGGCGGCGAATTCTCAGTGGAGAA GCCTGTTGGTGATAGGCCAATGAGGGGACGTGGCGGCGGCAGGGGGGCCCGTGGCGGCAGGGGCCGCGGCATGGGTCGCAGCGACGGATTCGACTCCAGAGGAAAACGTGAATTTGACCGACACAGTGGCAGCGACCGATC TAGTCTGAAAGGTGAGGAGAAGCGTGGCGGAAGCGGATCTCACAACTGGGGCACAGTCAAAGACGAACTGAA TGAGCTTGACCAGTCTAACGTCACCGAGGAGAACCcagaaggagaagagcatcccCCTGCTGACTCTGAGAACAA GGAGAATGAGGTCGAGGAACTGAAGGAAGAAGGCCCTAAGGAGATGACTCTGGATGAATGGAAGGCCATGCAGGACAAGGAGCGGGCCAAGGTGGAGTTCAACATCCGCAAGGCCAACGAGGGAGCTGATTGGAACAAAGGATTTGTGCTGCACAAGTCCAAGGCGGAG CAGGAGAAGAAAGGTGAAGTGACTGAGCTTGACATTGATGATTCCAAG GTTGACGACGAGCCCCACTTCCGGAAACCAGCCAACGACATCACGTCCCAGCTGGAGATAAACTTCGGAGACCTGGGCCGTCCCGGGCGCGGGCGTGGAGGACCGCGCGGTGGCCGGGGAGGCCGCGGGCGCGGAGAGGCCCCGAGGCCGACCCGTGGTGGAGGAAGGACTGAAAGG TCATCTACGTCTGTGCCGAACGTGGACGACCCAGAGGCCTTCCCAGCCCTGGCCTAA
- the hsd17b7 gene encoding 3-keto-steroid reductase isoform X1 codes for MKKVVLVTGANSTSASNHLTTPKKSLVTPRGGPGLHFGKPCSREWGIGLALCERLLSHDTEGLLLCLACRNMQRAQAARSDLLASHPAAQVDVLQMDTSSVSSVLSAAQEIKLRYDRLDYLYLNAGIMPNPEFDVKAFFKGLFSSNVITMFATGEGILTQKDAVTPDGLQQVFATNLFGHFLLVRELEPLLCHAGRTSLLVWTSSSNAHHSAFNLEDLEHRTGTQPYSSSKYATDLLSLALNQHYNKQGLYSSVICPGFVMTNLTYGILPSFPAFLWTLLMPVFWLIRVFTNTFTLTPYNGAEALFWLFRQKPESLDPYAKYHSLTSGLGNSYTRPHKMNIALETSETLHVKLLQLEREMRTKLCQREKETQTADRLQKT; via the exons ATGAAAAAGGTGGTTTTGGTGACAGGAGCTAACAG CACATCAGCATCGAATCATCTCACGACCCCCAAGAAGTCTCTCGTGACCCCCCGGGGGGGTCCCGGCCTCCACTTTGGGAAACCCTGCTCTAGAGAATG GGGTATTGGCCTGGCGCTGTGCGAGCGTCTCCTCTCGCACGACACAGAGGGTCTCCTTCTCTGCCTGGCCTGCAGAAACATGCAGCGAGCTCAGGCTGCACGCTCTGACCTCCTCGCCTCTCACCCCGCAGCCCAGGTGGACGTGCTGCAGATGGACACCAGCAGCGTCTCCTCGGTTCTCAGTGCTGCACAAGAAATCAAACTCAG gtaTGACCGTCTGGACTACCTCTACCTGAATGCAGGCATCATGCCAAACCCAGAATTTGACgtaaaagccttttttaaagGCCTCTTCTCCAG CAACGTCATCACTATGTTTGCCACCGGGGAGGGGATTCTGACTCAGAAAGATGCCGTCACTCCTGATGGCTTGCAACAGGTTTTTGCCACCAACCTCTTTGGTCACTTCCTTCTT GTTAGGGAACTGGAGCCGCTTCTGTGCCATGCAGGCCGGACCTCCCTGCTGGTTTGGACCTCCTCTAGTAATGCTCACCATTCCGCCTTTAATCTCGAAGACTTGGAGCACCGGACAGGCACTCAGCCTTACAGCTCCTCAAAATACGCCACAGACCTGCTCAGCCTGGCTCTCAATCAACACTACAACAAACAG ggattGTACTCATCTGTCATCTGTCCTGGTTTTGTGATGACAAATCTGACCTACGGCATCCTCCCATCGTTCCCAGCCTTTCTGTGGACCCTGCTCATGCCTGTCTTCTGGCTG ATCAGAGTGTTCACCAACACGTTTACTCTCACGCCTTACAACGGAGCTGAAGCTCTG TTTTGGCTGTTTAGGCAAAAGCCCGAGTCTCTGGACCCTTATGCTAAATACCACAGCTTAACGTCAGGGCTGGGAAACAGCTACACCCGACCACATAAG ATGAACATTGCTTTGGAAACATCAGAGACATTACACGTGAAATTACTTCAACTTGAACGTGAAATGAGGACAAAACTGTGTCAGAGAGAAAAGGAAACACAAACTGCAGACCGTTTACAGAAGACCTGA
- the serbp1a gene encoding SERPINE1 mRNA binding protein 1a isoform X4, protein MPGQMQEGFGCAITNRFDQLFDDESDPFELLKQAEVKKKKEAAAPGAAKTAAQAAKQPKKESQKERKAPLSDKKEETQAPVTLKKDGAGMRRMARKPEGEGSRPQGGQGEGRPPADRRPVDRRPPRRFERPAGEAAEKPEGGEFSVEKPVGDRPMRGRGGGRGARGGRGRGMGRSDGFDSRGKREFDRHSGSDRSSLKGEEKRGGSGSHNWGTVKDELNELDQSNVTEENPEGEEHPPADSENKRENEVEELKEEGPKEMTLDEWKAMQDKERAKVEFNIRKANEGADWNKGFVLHKSKAEEKKGEVTELDIDDSKVDDEPHFRKPANDITSQLEINFGDLGRPGRGRGGPRGGRGGRGRGEAPRPTRGGGRTERSSTSVPNVDDPEAFPALA, encoded by the exons ATGCCCGGACAAATGCAAGAAGGTTTTGGCTGTGCCATAACCAATCGGTTCGACCAGCTATTTGACGACGAGTCGGATCCCTTCGAGCTGCTGAAGCAAGCCGAagttaagaagaagaaggaggctGCAGCTCCTGGTGCCGCCAAGACTGCAGCGCAGGCTGCCAAGCAGCCCAAGAAGGAGtcccagaaagaaagaaaggccCCGCTGTCCGATAAGAAGGAGGAAACCCAGGCTCCAGTTACCCTTAAGAAAGATG GTGCTGGCATGAGGAGAATGGCCAGGAAACCAGAGGGTGAAGGCTCCAGACCTCAGGGCGGCCAGGGAGAAGGACGGCCCCCCGCAGACAGACGGCCCGTGGACCGGCGGCCGCCCCGTCGCTTTGAGAGGCCTGCCGGCGAAGCCGCAGAGAAACCCGAGGGCGGCGAATTCTCAGTGGAGAA GCCTGTTGGTGATAGGCCAATGAGGGGACGTGGCGGCGGCAGGGGGGCCCGTGGCGGCAGGGGCCGCGGCATGGGTCGCAGCGACGGATTCGACTCCAGAGGAAAACGTGAATTTGACCGACACAGTGGCAGCGACCGATC TAGTCTGAAAGGTGAGGAGAAGCGTGGCGGAAGCGGATCTCACAACTGGGGCACAGTCAAAGACGAACTGAA TGAGCTTGACCAGTCTAACGTCACCGAGGAGAACCcagaaggagaagagcatcccCCTGCTGACTCTGAGAACAA aaGGGAGAATGAGGTCGAGGAACTGAAGGAAGAAGGCCCTAAGGAGATGACTCTGGATGAATGGAAGGCCATGCAGGACAAGGAGCGGGCCAAGGTGGAGTTCAACATCCGCAAGGCCAACGAGGGAGCTGATTGGAACAAAGGATTTGTGCTGCACAAGTCCAAGGCGGAG GAGAAGAAAGGTGAAGTGACTGAGCTTGACATTGATGATTCCAAG GTTGACGACGAGCCCCACTTCCGGAAACCAGCCAACGACATCACGTCCCAGCTGGAGATAAACTTCGGAGACCTGGGCCGTCCCGGGCGCGGGCGTGGAGGACCGCGCGGTGGCCGGGGAGGCCGCGGGCGCGGAGAGGCCCCGAGGCCGACCCGTGGTGGAGGAAGGACTGAAAGG TCATCTACGTCTGTGCCGAACGTGGACGACCCAGAGGCCTTCCCAGCCCTGGCCTAA
- the serbp1a gene encoding SERPINE1 mRNA binding protein 1a isoform X5, whose protein sequence is MPGQMQEGFGCAITNRFDQLFDDESDPFELLKQAEVKKKKEAAAPGAAKTAAQAAKQPKKESQKERKAPLSDKKEETQAPVTLKKDGAGMRRMARKPEGEGSRPQGGQGEGRPPADRRPVDRRPPRRFERPAGEAAEKPEGGEFSVEKPVGDRPMRGRGGGRGARGGRGRGMGRSDGFDSRGKREFDRHSGSDRSLKGEEKRGGSGSHNWGTVKDELNELDQSNVTEENPEGEEHPPADSENKENEVEELKEEGPKEMTLDEWKAMQDKERAKVEFNIRKANEGADWNKGFVLHKSKAEQEKKGEVTELDIDDSKVDDEPHFRKPANDITSQLEINFGDLGRPGRGRGGPRGGRGGRGRGEAPRPTRGGGRTERSSTSVPNVDDPEAFPALA, encoded by the exons ATGCCCGGACAAATGCAAGAAGGTTTTGGCTGTGCCATAACCAATCGGTTCGACCAGCTATTTGACGACGAGTCGGATCCCTTCGAGCTGCTGAAGCAAGCCGAagttaagaagaagaaggaggctGCAGCTCCTGGTGCCGCCAAGACTGCAGCGCAGGCTGCCAAGCAGCCCAAGAAGGAGtcccagaaagaaagaaaggccCCGCTGTCCGATAAGAAGGAGGAAACCCAGGCTCCAGTTACCCTTAAGAAAGATG GTGCTGGCATGAGGAGAATGGCCAGGAAACCAGAGGGTGAAGGCTCCAGACCTCAGGGCGGCCAGGGAGAAGGACGGCCCCCCGCAGACAGACGGCCCGTGGACCGGCGGCCGCCCCGTCGCTTTGAGAGGCCTGCCGGCGAAGCCGCAGAGAAACCCGAGGGCGGCGAATTCTCAGTGGAGAA GCCTGTTGGTGATAGGCCAATGAGGGGACGTGGCGGCGGCAGGGGGGCCCGTGGCGGCAGGGGCCGCGGCATGGGTCGCAGCGACGGATTCGACTCCAGAGGAAAACGTGAATTTGACCGACACAGTGGCAGCGACCGATC TCTGAAAGGTGAGGAGAAGCGTGGCGGAAGCGGATCTCACAACTGGGGCACAGTCAAAGACGAACTGAA TGAGCTTGACCAGTCTAACGTCACCGAGGAGAACCcagaaggagaagagcatcccCCTGCTGACTCTGAGAACAA GGAGAATGAGGTCGAGGAACTGAAGGAAGAAGGCCCTAAGGAGATGACTCTGGATGAATGGAAGGCCATGCAGGACAAGGAGCGGGCCAAGGTGGAGTTCAACATCCGCAAGGCCAACGAGGGAGCTGATTGGAACAAAGGATTTGTGCTGCACAAGTCCAAGGCGGAG CAGGAGAAGAAAGGTGAAGTGACTGAGCTTGACATTGATGATTCCAAG GTTGACGACGAGCCCCACTTCCGGAAACCAGCCAACGACATCACGTCCCAGCTGGAGATAAACTTCGGAGACCTGGGCCGTCCCGGGCGCGGGCGTGGAGGACCGCGCGGTGGCCGGGGAGGCCGCGGGCGCGGAGAGGCCCCGAGGCCGACCCGTGGTGGAGGAAGGACTGAAAGG TCATCTACGTCTGTGCCGAACGTGGACGACCCAGAGGCCTTCCCAGCCCTGGCCTAA
- the serbp1a gene encoding SERPINE1 mRNA binding protein 1a isoform X3, with product MPGQMQEGFGCAITNRFDQLFDDESDPFELLKQAEVKKKKEAAAPGAAKTAAQAAKQPKKESQKERKAPLSDKKEETQAPVTLKKDGAGMRRMARKPEGEGSRPQGGQGEGRPPADRRPVDRRPPRRFERPAGEAAEKPEGGEFSVEKPVGDRPMRGRGGGRGARGGRGRGMGRSDGFDSRGKREFDRHSGSDRSLKGEEKRGGSGSHNWGTVKDELNELDQSNVTEENPEGEEHPPADSENKRENEVEELKEEGPKEMTLDEWKAMQDKERAKVEFNIRKANEGADWNKGFVLHKSKAEQEKKGEVTELDIDDSKVDDEPHFRKPANDITSQLEINFGDLGRPGRGRGGPRGGRGGRGRGEAPRPTRGGGRTERSSTSVPNVDDPEAFPALA from the exons ATGCCCGGACAAATGCAAGAAGGTTTTGGCTGTGCCATAACCAATCGGTTCGACCAGCTATTTGACGACGAGTCGGATCCCTTCGAGCTGCTGAAGCAAGCCGAagttaagaagaagaaggaggctGCAGCTCCTGGTGCCGCCAAGACTGCAGCGCAGGCTGCCAAGCAGCCCAAGAAGGAGtcccagaaagaaagaaaggccCCGCTGTCCGATAAGAAGGAGGAAACCCAGGCTCCAGTTACCCTTAAGAAAGATG GTGCTGGCATGAGGAGAATGGCCAGGAAACCAGAGGGTGAAGGCTCCAGACCTCAGGGCGGCCAGGGAGAAGGACGGCCCCCCGCAGACAGACGGCCCGTGGACCGGCGGCCGCCCCGTCGCTTTGAGAGGCCTGCCGGCGAAGCCGCAGAGAAACCCGAGGGCGGCGAATTCTCAGTGGAGAA GCCTGTTGGTGATAGGCCAATGAGGGGACGTGGCGGCGGCAGGGGGGCCCGTGGCGGCAGGGGCCGCGGCATGGGTCGCAGCGACGGATTCGACTCCAGAGGAAAACGTGAATTTGACCGACACAGTGGCAGCGACCGATC TCTGAAAGGTGAGGAGAAGCGTGGCGGAAGCGGATCTCACAACTGGGGCACAGTCAAAGACGAACTGAA TGAGCTTGACCAGTCTAACGTCACCGAGGAGAACCcagaaggagaagagcatcccCCTGCTGACTCTGAGAACAA aaGGGAGAATGAGGTCGAGGAACTGAAGGAAGAAGGCCCTAAGGAGATGACTCTGGATGAATGGAAGGCCATGCAGGACAAGGAGCGGGCCAAGGTGGAGTTCAACATCCGCAAGGCCAACGAGGGAGCTGATTGGAACAAAGGATTTGTGCTGCACAAGTCCAAGGCGGAG CAGGAGAAGAAAGGTGAAGTGACTGAGCTTGACATTGATGATTCCAAG GTTGACGACGAGCCCCACTTCCGGAAACCAGCCAACGACATCACGTCCCAGCTGGAGATAAACTTCGGAGACCTGGGCCGTCCCGGGCGCGGGCGTGGAGGACCGCGCGGTGGCCGGGGAGGCCGCGGGCGCGGAGAGGCCCCGAGGCCGACCCGTGGTGGAGGAAGGACTGAAAGG TCATCTACGTCTGTGCCGAACGTGGACGACCCAGAGGCCTTCCCAGCCCTGGCCTAA
- the hsd17b7 gene encoding 3-keto-steroid reductase isoform X2 produces MKKVVLVTGANRGIGLALCERLLSHDTEGLLLCLACRNMQRAQAARSDLLASHPAAQVDVLQMDTSSVSSVLSAAQEIKLRYDRLDYLYLNAGIMPNPEFDVKAFFKGLFSSNVITMFATGEGILTQKDAVTPDGLQQVFATNLFGHFLLVRELEPLLCHAGRTSLLVWTSSSNAHHSAFNLEDLEHRTGTQPYSSSKYATDLLSLALNQHYNKQGLYSSVICPGFVMTNLTYGILPSFPAFLWTLLMPVFWLIRVFTNTFTLTPYNGAEALFWLFRQKPESLDPYAKYHSLTSGLGNSYTRPHKMNIALETSETLHVKLLQLEREMRTKLCQREKETQTADRLQKT; encoded by the exons ATGAAAAAGGTGGTTTTGGTGACAGGAGCTAACAG GGGTATTGGCCTGGCGCTGTGCGAGCGTCTCCTCTCGCACGACACAGAGGGTCTCCTTCTCTGCCTGGCCTGCAGAAACATGCAGCGAGCTCAGGCTGCACGCTCTGACCTCCTCGCCTCTCACCCCGCAGCCCAGGTGGACGTGCTGCAGATGGACACCAGCAGCGTCTCCTCGGTTCTCAGTGCTGCACAAGAAATCAAACTCAG gtaTGACCGTCTGGACTACCTCTACCTGAATGCAGGCATCATGCCAAACCCAGAATTTGACgtaaaagccttttttaaagGCCTCTTCTCCAG CAACGTCATCACTATGTTTGCCACCGGGGAGGGGATTCTGACTCAGAAAGATGCCGTCACTCCTGATGGCTTGCAACAGGTTTTTGCCACCAACCTCTTTGGTCACTTCCTTCTT GTTAGGGAACTGGAGCCGCTTCTGTGCCATGCAGGCCGGACCTCCCTGCTGGTTTGGACCTCCTCTAGTAATGCTCACCATTCCGCCTTTAATCTCGAAGACTTGGAGCACCGGACAGGCACTCAGCCTTACAGCTCCTCAAAATACGCCACAGACCTGCTCAGCCTGGCTCTCAATCAACACTACAACAAACAG ggattGTACTCATCTGTCATCTGTCCTGGTTTTGTGATGACAAATCTGACCTACGGCATCCTCCCATCGTTCCCAGCCTTTCTGTGGACCCTGCTCATGCCTGTCTTCTGGCTG ATCAGAGTGTTCACCAACACGTTTACTCTCACGCCTTACAACGGAGCTGAAGCTCTG TTTTGGCTGTTTAGGCAAAAGCCCGAGTCTCTGGACCCTTATGCTAAATACCACAGCTTAACGTCAGGGCTGGGAAACAGCTACACCCGACCACATAAG ATGAACATTGCTTTGGAAACATCAGAGACATTACACGTGAAATTACTTCAACTTGAACGTGAAATGAGGACAAAACTGTGTCAGAGAGAAAAGGAAACACAAACTGCAGACCGTTTACAGAAGACCTGA